The DNA window gcGGCCCCATACGGGCACCGGCTGGCAcacgggacccccccccccttgGGGTGCCGAGGGACGCTCAgccccctcctgtcccccccaccccgggctgGGAACGGGGGGTGCCAGGGCCACCCTCGCGCCTctcgctgccgctgccgcccgctTGCCGCGCTGGCTGTGCCGCCCCGCGCCCACGCCGTGACCCCCCCGtgcccctgtgcccccccgCGCCCGTGTGCCCCCCAGGTTGGACTGCGAGGGCGCGGACGGCGCCGAGGACGGCGCGCTGGACAAGCTGCGCGCCTGGAGCAGGTCCATCGAGGACCTGCAGCCCCCCGGCGCCCTGCCAGCCCCCTTCGCCGGCGGCTTCGCCCGCTCTGCCCGCCACACCGCCCTACGGTacgtgccgtgccgtgccctGCATGCAGCGTGTGCCGTGCCAAGCACCGTCCTGCCGTGGTGTGTGCCAGGCCGGGTCCCATCCTGCCCTGTGCCATGCGCCACCCTGCCATGGCGTGTGCCATGTGCCATCATGGTATGTGCCATGCACTGTCCTGCCATGGCGTGTGCCAGGCCATCGTGGCATGTGCCATTGTGCCCTGTGCCATGCACCATCCTGCCACGGCGTGTGCCATCCTGCCATGTGCCATCCTGCCATAGCGTGTGCCATGCCATCGTAGCGTGTGCCATGTGCCATTGTGGCATGTGCTGTGCACCATCCTGCCATGGCGTGTGCCATAGTGGCGTGTGCCATGTGCCATCATGGCGTGTGCCATGCACCATCCTGCTATAGCATGTGCAGTGCCATTATGGCGTGTGCCCTGTGCCATGCACCGTCCTGCTGTGGCGTGTGCCATGCCATCATGGCGTGTGCCATGAACCATCCTGCCTGTGATGTGTGCCAGGCTGAGCACCATCCTGCCATGGCGTGTGCCATGTGCCATCATGCCCTGTGCCATGGTGCCATCATGCCCTGTGCCATGCACCGTCCTGCCATGTGCCATTGCGTGCCTGGCACACGCCATGCCATGTGCCAGCTGCCCTGTGCCGTGCCCCGTGTGCCAGGCCGTGCCTTGCCCGTGCCGTGCCCCGTGCCACGCGTGCCTCCTCCCGCGCTGCCTCTCGTGCCGTGTCCCCATCGCTCCGGCGCCGCCATCCCCCTCCTGCCCGTCCCCCGCTGCCACCACCGCTCGCCCCcgctctgcctctgctcccgTGCCCGGGGTAACGCGCCCCGTCTCTGCTTCCagggccgggccccccccctCTGGCcgctctctctccccccccgcctcgcCGCTCGCCCCCCGGGTAAGTACCGGCTGCCGGCGCCGGCCCGGGGCTCGCCGCGCCTTCGCTCCGTGTCTCCGCCAGCCTCTGTCCCTCTCGCCgcttctctctgcctctgcccCCCCCGAACACCCCCCCCGTCCCCACCCCGGTCCCCCCCGGCGGTTCCCGAGGGTCCCCCTCACCGgtgcccgtgtcccccccagctATGGCACGCTGCCGAGCCGCAGGGCGCTGAAGAACTCGCGCCTGGTGAGCCAGAAGGACGACGTCCACCTCTGCATCATGTGTCTCCGGGCCATCATGAACTACCAGGTACCGTGTGGGGGGGACACACCGGTGCCACCGGTGCCACCGGTGCCACCGCTGCTCACGCTGTCCCCGCTCTGTGCCCACAGTACGGCTTCAACCTCGTCATGTCCCATCCCCACGCTGTTAATGAGATCGCCCTGAGCCTCAATAACAAGAACCCGAGgtaaggggtggggggggggggtcctggcaCACACGGGGGGTCCCCGGTGCCCGCCGGGGGTGACGGTGCCACTGGTGCTGTGCCCCAGGACGAAGGCGCtggtgctggagctgctggcagccGTGTGCCTGGTGAGGGGCGGCCACGAGATCATCCTGGCTGCCTTCGACAACTTCAAGGAGGTACTGGGGGGAGTGGGGCTgggactggggggactggggggaacaggggcaggctggggtgggggcactGGGGCACCAGGATCAGACTGGgatgggggcactgggggcaccAGGATCAGGCTGGGATTGGGGACCAGGACCTGGCGAATGGAAGACCAGGGGGACACCAGGACCAggctgggatggaggggactggggggagcaggagcaggctgcactgggggcactgggatggggacCAGGACCTGGGGAGTGGAGGACCGGGGGGACACCAGGACCAGGCTGGGTttggggggagcaggagcaggctgggatggaggggactggggggagcaggagcagactgagatggggacactggggacaccaGGATCAGACTGGGATGGGAGCACTGGGGCACCACGATCAGACTGGGATGGGGGACCAAGACCTGGGGAATGGAGGACCGGGGGGACACCAGGACcaggctgggatggagggaactggggggagcaggagcaggctgggatGGAGGCACTGGGGACACCAGGATCAGACTGGgatgggggcactggggacaccaGGATCAGACTGGgatgggggcactggggacaccaGGATCAGACTGGGATGGGGGCACTGGGGCACCAGGATCAGACTGGGATGGAGGCACTGGGGCACCAGGATCAGACTGGGATTGGGGACCAGGACCTGGTGAATGGAGGACTGGGGGGACACCAGGACCAGGCTGGGACGGGGAGTCGAGCGCAGGGATGGGGGGGATCAGGGATGATGAGGCCAGGCTGGAACGgggagggggtctgggggcaccAGGCCCAGGGTGGGATTAGGGGCCCAGGGGCTGGTGGCCGGGGGACCCCAAGGCGGGTTTAACCCCACGCCCGCTGCCCGCCCAGGTCTGCAAGGAGAAGCACCGCTTCGAGCGGCTCATGGACTACTTCCGCAACGAGGACACCAGCATGGACTTCATGGTGGGacaggggtggggtgggggggtctttggggtgctggggggggtctgtggggtgCTGGCGGGGTGGGGGCTCCCGGTGACGCCAGCCGTGCCCGCAGGTCGCCTGCATGCAGTTCATCAACATCGTGGTGCACTCGGTGGAGGACATGAACTTCCGCGTCCACCTGCAGTACGAGTTCACcaagctggggctggaggagttCCTGCAGGTATGGGGGGttgagggggggggggtctgggggggctcagggccccctccccaggcctgACGCCGCCCCGGTGCCCGCAGAAGTCGAGGCACACGGAGAGCGAGAAGCTGCAGGTGCAGATCCAGGCGTACCTGGACAATGTCTTCGACGTgggggggctgctggaggaCGCCGAGACCAAGAACGTGGCGCTGGAGAaggtggaggagctggaggagcatCTGTCCCACGTACGTGATGGgtgggggggacgtggggacgcTGCTGGTTCTGGGGTCTGGCGTGGTCAGCGGTGatgtggggggggtccccaagccGGTGTCACAGCCATGTCCCCCCCCGCCAGCTCACGGAGAAGCTTCTGGACCTGGAGAACGAGAACATGATGCGGGTGGCggagctggagaagcagctgctgcagcggGACAAGGAGCTGGAGGCGGTGAAGGTGcgtggggggctgtgggggggctgtggggagcggggtgggggtcccggTCCCCCCCAGCCTCACGCTGCCCGTCCCCAGGAGACCTGCGAGCACACGAGCCACCAGGTGCACACGCTGCGGCGCATCCTCAAGGAGAAGGACGAGGCTTTCCGGCGGCGCTACGGCCGCGAGCCCCCCCCCGTGCCCGGCGccgagccccctccccagcccgagccccggccccccgccccggagGAGACCCCGCGGCCCCCCGTCCTGCCCCCCGTGGAGGctgcgcccccgccgccccccccgccgccccccctgccgccccccgcgcccccgctCCCAGGTGAGGATGGAggcggggggggtcccaggggtgtccccaggaTATGGGGGGGGGGCTCCAAACCCGGGGTGTCCCTGGTGCTGGGCCACTCCCGAGGCTGAGGGGTCCCCGAAATGGGGCCACCCCCCCTGGGGCACGGCCTCACCCTCTCCCCGCTTCGCAGGCAAgtgccccccggccccgccgctgcccggggcTTCGCCCTCCATCGCCCTCACCGTGGGGCTCTCGGGTAGGTGGGGAGGGCGTGGGGACCGTGGGGactgggacagggacagggagggcgtggggatggtggggacaggggacaggggcAGGGTTGCAGGCACCAGGGTGTCGGGGTTGCAGTCGCCAAGGGACCACAGCACGGGGATGGGGTGGCCCAGGGGGTGGCGACAGCCTGGGGAGCGACGCGTGGGTGGCTCGGGGTGGGCACAGGCCCACTGCCCACCCTGCTGGCAGCCATCCGCATCAAGAAGCCCATCAAGACCAAGTTCCGGCTGCCCGTGTTCAACTGGACGGCGCTGAAGCCCAACCAGATCAGCGGGACGGTGTTCAGCGAGCTGGACGACGAGCGGGTGCTGGAGGTGAGCccgagcagctgggtgggtgccACCCCCACCCTgatcccccccccaccacccaccaCCTCCTCGTCCCCCCAGGAGCTCGACCTGGAGCGCTTCGAGGAGCTCTTCAAGACCAAGGCGCAGGGGCCGGCCCTCGACCTCGTCTGCGCCAAGAGCAAGGCGGCGCAGAAGGCGGCCACCAAGGTGACGCTGCTGGAAGCCAACCGGGCCAAGAACCTGGCCATCACCCTGCGCAAGGCCGGCCGCAGCGCCGAGGAGATCTGCAGGGCCATCCACACGTACGCACCCTCCCCCTGCACCATGGGGGGCTGGAGCGGGGGCAtgggggggctggtggggtgcagggggggctgacgggggtgcaggggggctggTTGGGGTGTAGAGGGTCTGGCTGGGATTCAGGGGGGCTGGTTGGGGCGCAGGGGGGCCAGTTGAGGTGCAGGGGGtccaggcagggtgcaggggggctggttggggtgcaggggggtccaggcagggtgcagggggtctggctggggtgcagggtgaCTGGTTGGGGTGCAGAGGGGCCATACAGGGTGCTGGGAGtccaggcagggtgcagggggtcTGGTTGGGGTGCAGGGGGCCAGGCAGGGTTCAAAGGGGCTggttggggtgcagggggtccaggcagggtgcagggggtcTGGTTGGGGTTCATGGGgccaggcagggtgcaggggggctggttggggtgcagggggtccaggcagggtgcagggggtcTGGTTGAGGTTCATGGGGCCAGGCAGGGTTCAAAGGGGCTggttggggtgcagggggtccaggcagggtgcagggggtcTGGTTGGGGTTCATGGGGCCAGGCAGGGTTCAAAGGGGCTggttggggtgcagggggtccaggcagggcacagggggtctggctggggtgcagggtgaCTGGTTGGGGTGCAGAGGGACCATACAGGGTGTTGGGAGtccaggcagggtgcagggggtcTGGTTGGGGTGCAGGGGtccaggcagggtgcagggggtcTGGCTGGGGTTCAGGGGGgccaggcagggtgcagggggtcTGGTTGGGGTTCAGGGGGGCCAGGCAGGGCGCAGGGGGGCTGGTTGGGGTGCAGGGTGACTGGTTGGGGTGCAGAGGGGCCATACAGGGTGCTGGGAGtccaggcagggtgcagggggtctggcagggtgcagggtgtctggttggggtgcagggggtctGGTTGGGGTTCAGGGGGgccaggcagggtgcaggggggcTGGCAGGAGTGCAGGGGGgccaggcagggtgcaggggggcTGGTTGGGGTGCAGGGGTCCAGGCAGGGCGCAGGGGGTCTGGTTGGGGTTCAGGGGGGCTggtttggggtgcaggggaCTGGTTTGGGGCGCAGGGGGTCtggctggggtgcagggtgaCTGGTTGGGGTTCAGGGGGtccaggcagggtgcaggggggctggctggggtgcaggggtCCAGGCAGGGCGCAGGGGGTAGCCAGTCCCCGACGATGCGGGCTCTGTGGCGGGGGGGGTCAGGTTCGACCTGGCGACGCTGCCCGTGGACTTCGTGGAGTGCCTGGTGCGGTTCGTGCCGACGGAGGCGGAGGCGAAGGCGCTGCGGCGCTGGGAGCGGGAGCGGAAGCCGCTGGAGGAGCTGGCGGACGAGGACCGGTTCATGCTGCTCTTCAGCAAGGTGGAGCGGCTGCCGCAGCGCATGGCCATCATGGCCTTCCTGGGCAACTTCGGCGAGACCCTCCAGATGCTGACGCCGGTACggagccggggagggggcggggggggagtgCACCCACCCGGGGGGCCCCACACCCCAGCTGAGACCCCCCTCGTGTCCCCCTGCAGCAGCTCAACGCCATCATCGCGGCCTCGGCCTCCGTCAAGTCCTCCCAGAAGCTGAAGCACATGTTGGAGGTGAGGGGGGGACACGTGGGGACCAGCTGGGGCAGGTCCTGCCCCCCATCCTTGCCAgagctgggtgggggggggtccttGGTCCTCCCTGAGCCCCCATCCTTGCCGTAgctctggggggggggtcccgtgGGGGTCTTGGTCCTCCCTGACCCCCCATCCTTGCTGTaactgggtggggggggtcctgtAGGGATCTTGTTCCTCCCTGACCCCCCATCCTTGCCATAGCTGGGTGGTGGGAGGGTCCCATGGGGGTCTTGGCCCTCCCTAACCCCCCCCCCATCCTTGCTATAGCTGGGCAGGGGGTTCCCATGGGGGTCTCAGTCCTCCCTGACCCCCCATCCTTGTTAtagctgggtggggggggatcCCATGGGGGTCTTGGTcctccctgacccccccccatCCTTGCTGTAACTggttgggggggggtcccatgggGGTCTcacccccccatccctctgctTTCCCCCCCCCAGATCATCTTGGCGCTGGGCAACTACATGAACAGCAGCAAACGCGGCGCCGTCTACGGCTTCAAACTGCAGAGCCTGGACCTGGTGggcacccctggaccccccCTCACCTTGCCCAGCTCCCTGGGACCACGTGGGGCTCCTGGGGGTCCCATCCTAcagccctgaccccccccctccccaaatccccccccagctcctggaCACCAAGTCGACGGACAGGAAGATGACGCTGCTGCACTTCATCGCGCTCACGGTGCGGGAGAAGTTCCCCGAGCTGGCGACCTTCTGGCAGGAGCTGCACTTCGTCGAGAAGGCGGCCGCAGGTGCCCCCGCCGTGTCCCCACTGTGTccccaggggctgtggggggtCCCCTGACCCTgttccccatgtccccctgccccacacccccatctcggtgtccccaggggctgtggggtgacCCTGTTCCCCGTGTCCCCACAGTGTCCCCCCTGGCTCGGTGTCCCCACGGGTTGTAGGGGGGTCCCTTGACCCCATTCCCCGTGTCCCCTCactgtcccccctccccgcactCCCAGCTcggtgtccccaggggctgtggggggggTCCCTTGACCCCGTTCCCCGTGTCCCCACAGtgtcccccccacacacacccccccagctcggtgtccccaggggctgtgggggtccCCTGACCCCGTTCCCCATGTCCCTgcagtgtcccccccccaggctCGGAGTccccaggggctgtggggtgaccctgtcccctgtgtccccaccagctcggtgtccccaggggctgtgggggtccCCTGACCCCattccccatgtccccacagtGTCCCCCCCAGCTCGGTGTCCCCAGGGGATGTGGGGTGACCCCgtctcccctgtcccccccagcttggtgtccccaggggctgtggggtgacCCTGTTCCCCGTGTCCCTGCCGTatgtccccccccgcccccggcaccCTTGGCTCGGTGTCCCCACGGGCTGTGGGGGGTCCCCTGACCCCGTTCCCTGTGTCCCCACAGTGTCCCCCCCAGCTtggtgtccccaggggctgtggggtgtcCCCTGACCCTGTTCCCCATGTCCCCCTACCCCACACCCCCGGCTCAGTGTccccaggggctgtggggtgaccctgtcccccgtgtccccgcagTGTCCCCCCCTTTCTcggtgtccccaggggctggggggtgacgccctgtcccccgtgtccccgcagTGTCCCTGGAGAACGTGCTGCTGGACGTGAAGGAGCTGGGCCGGGGCATGGAGCTGCTGCGGCGCGAGTGCGGGCTGCACGAGAGCGGGGTGCTGCGCGCCTTCCTGGCCGGCAGCGAGGGGCAGCTCGAGCGGCTGCAGCGGGACGCACGGACGGCCGAGGTGAGGGGGGGGGCAGCTGGGCACGGCCTGGGCACGCCTTGGCACACGCACCTGGCTTTGCACGCTCCTCGTGTGCTCCTTGTCACACACACGTGGCTTTGCACGCTCCTCGTGCACGCCTGGTTTGCTCCTTGTGCACGCCCATTGTGCACACCTGCCCTTGCACAGCCCTCGTGCATGCCTTGTCGTGCACACGTGGCTTTGCACACTCGTCGTGCACACCTGGCTTAGCTCACTCCTCGTGCACTCCTGGCGTGCTTCTTGTGCACACCTGCCATGCACACTCCTCGTGCACTCCTTGTCACGCACACCTTACTTTGCTCACTCCTCATGCACACCTGGCTTGCTTCGTGTGCTCCTCGTGCACGCCTTCCCTTGCACACCCATCATGCACACCTGGCTTTCCATGGCCCTCGTGCACGCCTGGCTTCATGTGCTCCTTGTGCACACCTGTTGTGCACGCCTGGCTTTTCACAGCCCTCGTCATCCACACGTGGCTTTGCTTATTCCTCGTGCACACCTGGCTTTGCACGCTCCTCGTGCACTCCTTGTCGTGCACACCTTACTTTGCACGCTCCTCGTGCACGCCTGGCTTTCCATGGCCCTTGTGCACTCCTGGCTTGCTTCATGTGCTCCTTGTGCACACCTGCCCTTGCACACCCCTCATGCACACCTGGCTTAGCTCACTCCTCGTGCACGCCTGGCTTGCTTCGCCTGCTCCTCGTGCTCGCCTGCCCTTGCACACCCCTCGTGCCGGGAGGCCCCGGGAGGTCCCCGTGGTGAcgtccccgtgccccccccagGACGCCTACACCGCCGTGGTGCGGTATTTCGGCGAGAGCCCCAAGACCACCCCCCCGTCCGTTTTCTTCCCGGTCTTCGTGCGCTTCATCCGCTCCTACAAGGTGAGGAGGGGGccgggaggggacacggggggctGGTGACACGCGGGGTTGGTGACACGGGGGGGTTGGTGACACCGGGAGCTGTCCCCTCGCCCCGGCAGGACGCGGAGCAGGAGAACGAGCTGCggaagaagcaggaggaggtgatgcGGGAGAAGCTGCTGGCGCAGGAGGccaagaagcaggagaaggtgAGCGTgggggggggcttggggggggacacggaggggacACCTGTGTCCCCAACctgcccctttcccccctttgCAGCGGAAcaagtggcagcagcaggagctgatcGCGGAGCTGCGGCGGCGCCAGGCCAAGGACCATCGCCCCGTCTACGAGGGCAAGGACGGCACCATCGAGGACATCATCACCGGTACGgcccccctgtgtcccccccggGCAGAGGGGGGTGACagcccccccgtgtcccccccaccaACCCACCCGTGCCCCCCTGCAGCGCTGAAGAGCGTCCCCTTCACCGCCCGCACCGCCAAGCGCGGCTCCCGCTTCTTCTGCGACCCGGCCCACCACGACGAGTCCAGCTGTTAGCCCCCAGGTACGGCCCGCGGGCCCGGGaccaccgggacccccccgggacccccccgggaccccctggcacccccccagccctgcacgcCCCCTCCTGCATGTCAtcaccccagggtgcccagcacccccccCAAGCTCCTTGGAGAGGAgcagggtcctggggtgggATCCCAGTGCAAGGCTGGATCCCAGTACAGGGTCCCAGTACAGGATCCCAGTACAGGATCCCGGTGCAAGGCTGGATCCCAGTTCAGAATCACAGTGCTAGTCTGGGTGCTGGCACAGGATCCCAGTACAGGGTCCCAGTACAGGATCCCAGCACAGGATCCCAGTATACGATCCCAGTACAGGATCACAGTGCAAGTCTGGGTGCTGGCACAGGATCCCAGTATAGGATCCCAGTACAGGATCCCAGCACAGGATCCTGGTGCAAGGCTGGATCCCAGCACAGGATCCTAGTACAGGATCCCAGTATAGGATCCCAGTACAGGATCCCAGCACAGGATCCTGGTGCAAGGCTGGATCCCAGCACAGGATCCTAGTACAGGATCCCAGTACAGGATCCCAGTGCAAGTCTGGGTGCTGGTACAGGATCCTGGCACAGGATCCCAGTATAGGATCCCAGTACAGGATCCCGGTGCAAGGCTCGATCCCAGCACAAGCTCCCAGCACAGGATCCCAGTGTGATACCGGATCccagtgctgggtgctggtgcaATACTGGATCCCAGGGCAGGGTCCCAGTACGAGGCTGGGTCCCAGCCCCGTGCCTGGAGCTGCCTCGGCCCCGCTGGGGTCACCCCGGACCCTCCCCCTGACCGTGTCCCTTTGTCCCCAGCCCGCAGGAGGAGCCGTAGCCCAGCGCGGGGGGGGGACGCTGGGacggccccggggctgcctcagtttcccctcctcACCCCGCTCTGCCCCACGGGGCCGAGGTGGGGGGTCCGTCCTGCCCCGGGCGCTGCGCGGTGACAGCCGGTGCCACCGTCCTCGCCTGGGCTCGCAGCTGGGGTCCCCGTCCCCCCTCCCACCTTGCGGGGGGGGAACGGCCCAGCCCCCCCCAGTCTACCCACAGCAGAGGCCAAATCCTGCGGCGGGGGCCCAGCGGCGGCGGCTGACCCATggggtgccccctccccagcggGGGCCCCTCGGTGCCGTTGTGGGGGGGTGTCACCACCCCGGAGCCCCCATCCCACCGCGGGgaccacagccccccccccccccgtgccgCGCTCGTCACTTTGACCACTGCTGGGAACACTAATTGCCAAAACAAGGGACCAAAGCcaggccggggcggggggaaggggTGGCAGGATGGTGCCCCCCGCCctggaccccccccccccgacccccccccaGTGACTTTTTGTACATGTGAAATATATGGAGTCTTTTATGGGGCGCTGCCTgcttgggggggggtgggggcagaggggacccCCCCACGCCAGGGTCTGTGtcctggggctgggtgggggcaGAGGGACCCCCCCATGCCGGGGTCCATGGCctggggctcggggggggctgTGCAGGGACCAGCACCTTAAGCAGGGCTTGGGGGCGGCGTTATTAAAGCTGTGGGATTAAGGGGGGGCACGACCCACTTTGGGGTCCAGCCACCCTCTGGGGTGGCCCCGCTTCACCCCACTGCCAGCAGCCGTGGGGAACTGGGAGCAGCttagggctggggtgggggggctgcaagaggggcaggatggggccgTGGACCCCCACGAgcaggggggctggggcaggatgCGGCCATCGCGTCTCTGCCAGCAGCGGAGGAGGGTGATGGGGCCACCGCAGCCCCCCGAGAAGGgcagggggggtttgggggggcagggggggtttggggggggcaggaggggttttggggggggcaggagggggcccTGGCACGGCCGCTGGGGGGGTACGAGGGAACAGAGGGGCAGgacgcagcccccagcccctccccggGCGGCGCCTGCCTCACCAGCCCAGGGATTAGCCCTGAAACAGGGAATAAAAGTTTCCCCTAATCCTCCCGGGGGGGATtaccggcgccgccgccgcgcccaGGGCCCGATCCGGTGCCCCCGTGGCCGGAtccagccccggccccagcaCTGGCCCCCGCAGCCGCTCCACTGGCCCCCGTTGCCTTTTAATCCATCCGTACGAGCCGGGGAGGCCGCAGCCCCCTGCGCTGTCCCGCTCCGTCCCCAAGTGCCATCGAAGATGCTGCGGGCAAAGACGCTGctgtctgtccatccatccGTCTGTCTGTCCATCCGTGGCCGGTCCCTACGCCCCCTCGGCCGCCCCCTCGGCCTGCTGGGACGGCCGCCGCTCCGCCGGGGCTGCCGCCAGCCCCTCCgcctgcagcagcaggttgCAGCCGAGGAAGAGGACGGCGACGGTGACGGCGAGGCAGAGCACCAGGACCACGGCGATCTGGGCGGCCTCggccccccgggcccccccggccTGAGTGCTGGCGTtcatctcctcttcctcctcctcctcctcctcttcctcccggGAGCGGAGTGCGG is part of the Nyctibius grandis isolate bNycGra1 chromosome 11, bNycGra1.pri, whole genome shotgun sequence genome and encodes:
- the FMNL3 gene encoding formin-like protein 3 isoform X2, which encodes MGNVESADGEALPRGPGAAAAPGGTGLLAPGKMPMPEPCELEERFALVLSSMNLPPDKARLLRQYDNEKKWDLICDQERFQVKSPPHAYIQKLRSFLEPGVTRKFRRRVQESTKVLRELEISLRTNHIGWVREFLNDENKGLDVLVNYLSFAQCAVMLDCEGADGAEDGALDKLRAWSRSIEDLQPPGALPAPFAGGFARSARHTALRYGTLPSRRALKNSRLVSQKDDVHLCIMCLRAIMNYQYGFNLVMSHPHAVNEIALSLNNKNPRTKALVLELLAAVCLVRGGHEIILAAFDNFKEVCKEKHRFERLMDYFRNEDTSMDFMVACMQFINIVVHSVEDMNFRVHLQYEFTKLGLEEFLQKSRHTESEKLQVQIQAYLDNVFDVGGLLEDAETKNVALEKVEELEEHLSHLTEKLLDLENENMMRVAELEKQLLQRDKELEAVKETCEHTSHQVHTLRRILKEKDEAFRRRYGREPPPVPGAEPPPQPEPRPPAPEETPRPPVLPPVEAAPPPPPPPPPLPPPAPPLPGKCPPAPPLPGASPSIALTVGLSAIRIKKPIKTKFRLPVFNWTALKPNQISGTVFSELDDERVLEELDLERFEELFKTKAQGPALDLVCAKSKAAQKAATKVTLLEANRAKNLAITLRKAGRSAEEICRAIHTFDLATLPVDFVECLVRFVPTEAEAKALRRWERERKPLEELADEDRFMLLFSKVERLPQRMAIMAFLGNFGETLQMLTPQLNAIIAASASVKSSQKLKHMLEIILALGNYMNSSKRGAVYGFKLQSLDLLLDTKSTDRKMTLLHFIALTVREKFPELATFWQELHFVEKAAAVSLENVLLDVKELGRGMELLRRECGLHESGVLRAFLAGSEGQLERLQRDARTAEDAYTAVVRYFGESPKTTPPSVFFPVFVRFIRSYKDAEQENELRKKQEEVMREKLLAQEAKKQEKRNKWQQQELIAELRRRQAKDHRPVYEGKDGTIEDIITALKSVPFTARTAKRGSRFFCDPAHHDESSC
- the FMNL3 gene encoding formin-like protein 3 isoform X3 — protein: MGNVESADGEALPRGPGAAAAPGGTGLLAPGKMPMPEPCELEERFALVLSSMNLPPDKARLLRQYDNEKKWDLICDQERFQVKSPPHAYIQKLRSFLEPGVTRKKFRRRVQESTKVLRELEISLRTNHIGWVREFLNDENKGLDVLVNYLSFAQCAVMLDCEGADGAEDGALDKLRAWSRSIEDLQPPGALPAPFAGGFARSARHTALRYGTLPSRRALKNSRLVSQKDDVHLCIMCLRAIMNYQYGFNLVMSHPHAVNEIALSLNNKNPRTKALVLELLAAVCLVRGGHEIILAAFDNFKEVCKEKHRFERLMDYFRNEDTSMDFMVACMQFINIVVHSVEDMNFRVHLQYEFTKLGLEEFLQSRHTESEKLQVQIQAYLDNVFDVGGLLEDAETKNVALEKVEELEEHLSHLTEKLLDLENENMMRVAELEKQLLQRDKELEAVKETCEHTSHQVHTLRRILKEKDEAFRRRYGREPPPVPGAEPPPQPEPRPPAPEETPRPPVLPPVEAAPPPPPPPPPLPPPAPPLPGKCPPAPPLPGASPSIALTVGLSAIRIKKPIKTKFRLPVFNWTALKPNQISGTVFSELDDERVLEELDLERFEELFKTKAQGPALDLVCAKSKAAQKAATKVTLLEANRAKNLAITLRKAGRSAEEICRAIHTFDLATLPVDFVECLVRFVPTEAEAKALRRWERERKPLEELADEDRFMLLFSKVERLPQRMAIMAFLGNFGETLQMLTPQLNAIIAASASVKSSQKLKHMLEIILALGNYMNSSKRGAVYGFKLQSLDLLLDTKSTDRKMTLLHFIALTVREKFPELATFWQELHFVEKAAAVSLENVLLDVKELGRGMELLRRECGLHESGVLRAFLAGSEGQLERLQRDARTAEDAYTAVVRYFGESPKTTPPSVFFPVFVRFIRSYKDAEQENELRKKQEEVMREKLLAQEAKKQEKRNKWQQQELIAELRRRQAKDHRPVYEGKDGTIEDIITALKSVPFTARTAKRGSRFFCDPAHHDESSC
- the FMNL3 gene encoding formin-like protein 3 isoform X1, with translation MGNVESADGEALPRGPGAAAAPGGTGLLAPGKMPMPEPCELEERFALVLSSMNLPPDKARLLRQYDNEKKWDLICDQERFQVKSPPHAYIQKLRSFLEPGVTRKKFRRRVQESTKVLRELEISLRTNHIGWVREFLNDENKGLDVLVNYLSFAQCAVMLDCEGADGAEDGALDKLRAWSRSIEDLQPPGALPAPFAGGFARSARHTALRYGTLPSRRALKNSRLVSQKDDVHLCIMCLRAIMNYQYGFNLVMSHPHAVNEIALSLNNKNPRTKALVLELLAAVCLVRGGHEIILAAFDNFKEVCKEKHRFERLMDYFRNEDTSMDFMVACMQFINIVVHSVEDMNFRVHLQYEFTKLGLEEFLQKSRHTESEKLQVQIQAYLDNVFDVGGLLEDAETKNVALEKVEELEEHLSHLTEKLLDLENENMMRVAELEKQLLQRDKELEAVKETCEHTSHQVHTLRRILKEKDEAFRRRYGREPPPVPGAEPPPQPEPRPPAPEETPRPPVLPPVEAAPPPPPPPPPLPPPAPPLPGKCPPAPPLPGASPSIALTVGLSAIRIKKPIKTKFRLPVFNWTALKPNQISGTVFSELDDERVLEELDLERFEELFKTKAQGPALDLVCAKSKAAQKAATKVTLLEANRAKNLAITLRKAGRSAEEICRAIHTFDLATLPVDFVECLVRFVPTEAEAKALRRWERERKPLEELADEDRFMLLFSKVERLPQRMAIMAFLGNFGETLQMLTPQLNAIIAASASVKSSQKLKHMLEIILALGNYMNSSKRGAVYGFKLQSLDLLLDTKSTDRKMTLLHFIALTVREKFPELATFWQELHFVEKAAAVSLENVLLDVKELGRGMELLRRECGLHESGVLRAFLAGSEGQLERLQRDARTAEDAYTAVVRYFGESPKTTPPSVFFPVFVRFIRSYKDAEQENELRKKQEEVMREKLLAQEAKKQEKRNKWQQQELIAELRRRQAKDHRPVYEGKDGTIEDIITALKSVPFTARTAKRGSRFFCDPAHHDESSC